Proteins from a genomic interval of Lycium ferocissimum isolate CSIRO_LF1 chromosome 2, AGI_CSIRO_Lferr_CH_V1, whole genome shotgun sequence:
- the LOC132046787 gene encoding subtilisin-like protease SBT1.7: MSEITPKIKMSRYQVLVFIVVVFLCLCHRSVAMEKKKKTYIIHLAKSQMPATFDDNTHWYDSSLKSVSESAEMLYVYKNVVHGFSARLTVQEAESLEKQPGILSVLPELKYELHTTRTPSFLGLDKSADFFPESDSMSDVIIGVLDTGVWPESKSFDDTGLGPVPASWKGQCESGTNFSSAKCNRKLIGARYFSRGYETTLGPIDESKESKSPRDDDGHGTHTSSTAAGSVVQGASLFGYASGTARGMASRARVAVYKVCWVGGCFSSDILAAMDQAIDDNVDVLSLSLGGGISDYYKDSVAIGAFAAMEKGILVSCSAGNAGPSPYSLSNVAPWITTVGAGTLDRDFPAYVSLGNGKNFSGVSLYKGDSLPNKMLPFVYAGNASNVSATNGNLCMTGTLIPEKVKGKIVLCDRGINARVEKGSVVKAAGGAGMVLANTAANGEELVADAHLLPATAVGQTNGHTIRNYLTSDPNPTATILFAGTKVGIEPSPVVAAFSSRGPNLITPEILKPDIIAPGVNILASWTGAVGPTGLPEDNRRVGFNIISGTSMSCPHVSGLAALLKGAHPEWSPAAIRSALMTTAYTAYKNGGALQDVTTGKPSTPFDHGAGHVNPVSAVNPGLVYDINAEDYLNFLCALKYTSSQINSLARRNFTCNENKKYSVTDLNYPSFAVSFPAESPTKTGSAGSNTIKYSRTLTNVGPAGTYKVTVSSQSSSVKIMVEPETLSFTQMNEKKLYTVSFTAPSMSSTTNVFGRIEWSDGKHVVSSPVAISWT; encoded by the exons ATGAGTGAAATAACACCAAAAATCAAAATGTCTAGATACCAAGTGCTAGTTTTTATTGTTGTAGTATTTCTATGCCTATGCCACAGGTCAGTGGcaatggagaagaagaagaaaacataCATCATTCACCTGGCTAAATCACAAATGCCAGCAACCTTTGATGATAATACTCATTGGTACGACTCGTCTCTCAAATCGGTATCTGAATCAGCAGAGATGCTCTATGTTTACAAAAACGTTGTCCATGGTTTTTCAGCAAGGCTTACAGTTCAAGAAGCTGAATCTTTAGAGAAGCAACCTGGAATTCTCTCTGTTTTGCCTGAGTTAAAATATGAACTCCACACTACTCGAACACCTTCTTTTCTTGGTCTTGATAAAAGTGCTGATTTCTTCCCCGAGTCAGATTCTATGAGTGACGTCATCATCGGAGTACTCGATACCGGAGTTTGGCCGGAAAGCAAAAGCTTTGATGATACTGGGCTTGGACCTGTTCCCGCTTCATGGAAAGGTCAATGTGAATCCGGGACAAATTTCAGTTCCGCCAAGTGTAACAGAAAGCTTATTGGAGCGAG GTACTTTTCTAGAGGTTATGAGACTACTCTTGGTCCAATCGATGAGTCCAAAGAGTCGAAATCTCCAAGGGACGATGATGGACACGGAACACACACTTCTTCTACAGCAGCAGGTTCAGTTGTTCAGGGTGCTAGCCTTTTTGGTTATGCTTCTGGTACTGCTCGTGGAATGGCTAGTCGTGCAAGAGTTGCTGTTTACAAAGTTTGCTGGGTTGGGGGATGTTTTAGCTCTGATATATTAGCAGCTATGGACCAAGCCATTGATGATAACGTTGACGTGCTTTCGTTATCACTTGGTGGAGGCATATCGGATTACTACAAAGATAGTGTTGCAATTGGAGCATTTGCTGCTATGGAGAAGGGTATTTTAGTTTCTTGCTCTGCTGGAAATGCTGGACCTAGTCCATACAGTTTGTCCAATGTGGCACCTTGGATCACCACCGTAGGTGCCGGAACATTGGACCGTGATTTTCCAGCATATGTAAGCCTTGGCAATGGTAAAAACTTCTCCGGTGTTTCACTTTATAAGGGTGATTCTTTACCTAATAAGATGCTTCCTTTTGTGTATGCTGGTAACGCTAGCAATGTAAGTGCAACTAATGGAAATCTCTGTATGACGGGTACCTTAATTCCTGAGAAAGTGAAAGGCAAAATTGTGCTCTGTGATAGAGGGATTAATGCTAGAGTTGAAAAGGGTTCTGTGGTAAAAGCAGCTGGTGGAGCTGGCATGGTTTTGGCTAACACCGCTGCGAATGGGGAGGAGCTAGTGGCTGACGCCCATTTACTTCCCGCGACCGCGGTGGGTCAAACAAATGGCCATACAATCAGGAACTATTTAACCTCGGATCCTAATCCAACGGCCACGATTCTTTTCGCAGGAACAAAGGTGGGGATCGAACCGTCACCTGTTGTTGCAGCATTCAGTTCCAGAGGCCCAAATTTAATCACTCCGGAGATACTTAAACCGGATATCATCGCGCCTGGTGTCAACATTCTAGCCAGTTGGACCGGAGCAGTCGGTCCAACCGGGTTGCCTGAGGACAACAGACGGGTCGGGTTCAACATTATCTCGGGTACATCCATGTCGTGTCCACATGTGAGTGGCTTAGCAGCTTTGCTAAAGGGGGCCCACCCGGAATGGAGCCCTGCCGCCATCCGTTCGGCACTCATGACCACTGCTTACACCGCCTACAAGAACGGGGGAGCACTACAAGATGTCACCACGGGAAAACCATCGACGCCGTTTGATCACGGCGCCGGACATGTGAATCCCGTGTCAGCCGTAAACCCAGGATTGGTTTACGATATAAACGCTGAGGATTACCTCAATTTCCTCTGTGCGTTGAAATACACTTCATCTCAAATCAATAGCTTAGCAAGAAGAAACTTCACATGCAACGAGAATAAAAAATACAGCGTTACAGATTTGAATTACCCTTCATTTGCTGTTTCATTCCCTGCAGAATCCCCTACCAAAACTGGGAGTGCAGGTTCAAACACAATCAAATACAGCCGGACACTGACTAATGTTGGACCTGCTGGAACATACAAAGTTACAGTTTCTTCTCAAAGTAGTTCAGTGAAGATTATGGTTGAGCCTGAAACATTGAGTTTCACTCAGATGAATGAGAAGAAATTGTATACGGTGAGTTTTACGGCTCCATCAATGTCCTCAACTACGAATGTATTTGGTAGAATTGAGTGGTCTGATGGGAAGCATGTGGTTAGTAGTCCAGTGGCAATTTCTTGGACATAA
- the LOC132046789 gene encoding casein kinase II subunit alpha-1: MSKARVYTDINVLRPREYWDYESLTVQWGDQDDYEVVRKVGRGKYSEVFEGINVNSNEKCIIKILKPVKKKKIKREIKILQNLCGGPNIVKLLDIVRDQHSKTPSLIFEYVNSTDFKVLYPTLTDYDIRYYIYELLKALDYCHSQGIMHRDVKPHNVMIDHELRKLRLIDWGLAEFYHPGKEYNVRVASRYFKGPELLVDLQDYDYSLDMWSLGCMFAGMIFRKEPFFYGHDNQDQLVKIAKVLGTDELNAYLHKYQLEIDPQLEAMVGRHSRKPWSKFINADNQHLVSPEAIDFLDKLLRYDHQNRVTAKEAMAHPYFSQVRAAETSRMRTQ; encoded by the exons ATGTCGAAAGCAAGAGTATACACGGATATCAATGTGCTTCGCCCTAGGGAATATTGGGATTACGAATCCCTTACTGTTCAATGGGG TGATCAGGATGACTATGAGGTTGTTCGAAAAGTTGGAAGAGGAAAATACAGTGAAGTTTTTGAAGGTATAAATGTTAACAGCAACGAGAAGTGCATAATCAAGATCCTGAAACCtgttaagaagaaaaag ATCAAAAGAGAGATAAAGATATTGCAGAACCTCTGTGGTGGACCAAACATCGTCAAACTCCTTGATATCGTCAGAGATCAGCATTCAAAAACTCCAAGCTTGATTTTTGAGTACGTGAACAGCACAGATTTCAAAGTTTTGTACCCAACACTAACGGATTATGATATACGGTACTACATATATGAGCTTCTCAAG GCACTAGATTACTGTCATTCACAGGGGATAATGCATAGAGATGTCAAGCCTCATAACGTTATGATAGACCATGAACTGCGGAAGCTTCGGTTGATAGATTGGGGTCTTGCTGAATTTTACCACCCAGGAAAGGAATATAATGTTCGTGTAGCTTCAAG ATACTTCAAGGGCCCTGAACTTCTAGTTGACTTGCAAGACTACGACTATTCTTTGGATATGTGGAGCCTTGGCTGCATGTTTGCGGGAATG atttTCCGCAAGGAACCTTTCTTTTATGGCCATGATAATCAGGATCAGCTCGTCAAAATTGCAAAG GTACTTGGGACAGATGAGCTGAATGCATATTTGCACAAGTATCAATTAGAGATTGATCCTCAGCTTGAGGCTATGGTTGGGAG ACACAGTAGGAAGCCGTGGTCCAAATTTATTAATGCAGACAATCAACATCTAGTGTCACCGGAG GCTATAGACTTTCTTGACAAGCTTCTCCGTTATGATCATCAGAACAGAGTTACAGCAAAAGAAGCAATG GCCCATCCATATTTCTCGCAAGTGAGGGCTGCAGAAACTAGCAGGATGAGGACACAGTAG
- the LOC132046788 gene encoding protein CONSERVED IN THE GREEN LINEAGE AND DIATOMS 27, chloroplastic isoform X1: MLRLNLYSSIVPSPIEVNNIGRSFRALIILTNKQTIVCRRNISVKSLKDGMNGGTNGSGLGGRSWDPGLEIEVPFEQRPVNEYSSLKDETLYSWAELGPGSFFLRLGGLWLVTFTVLGAPIAAASFNPAKDPLRFLLAASTGTLFLVALIVLRIYLGWSYVGDRLLSAVIPYEETGWYDGQMWVKPPEILARDRLLGSYKVKPVIKMLKQTLVGTGALLVAAVSLFIFATPVEDFIHDTFTTKENSLSSTSKSSTKKPGIRKEELLRLPLKVKEDDDLAKAAAEAADGRPVYCRDRYYRALAGGQYCKSEDLLQ; encoded by the exons ATGCTGAGGCTAAATTTATATAGTTCCATAGTCCCTAGTCCAATAGAAGTCAACAATATTGGCAGAAGCTTCCGTGCGTTGATCATTTTGACCAACAAACAAACGATTGTATGTAGGAGAAATATTAGTGTCAAATCCCTGAAAGATGGGATGAACGGTGGCACAAATGGCAGTGGATTAGGTGGTCGTAGTTGGGACCCTGGCTTGGAAATTGAGGTGCCATTTGAACAAAGGCCG GTGAATGAGTACTCATCTCTGAAGGATGAAACTTTATACTCTTGGGCAGAATTGGGTCCAGGGTCCTTCTTCCTACGTCTTGGGGGACTTTGGTTAGTCACTTTCACCGTTTTGGGAGCACCTATTGCTGCTGCAAGCTTCAATCCTGCAAAG GATCCTTTAAGATTTCTCCTGGCTGCAAGTACTGGGACTCTTTTTCTTGTTGCATTGATTGTCCTGAGAATTTATCTG GGATGGAGCTATGTTGGAGATAGGCTTTTATCAGCAGTTATACCTTATGAAGAAACCGGATGGTACGATGGACAGATGTGGGTGAAGCCCCCTGAG ATCTTAGCTCGTGATAGGCTGCTGGGCTCTTATAAG GTGAAACCAGTCATTAAAATGCTGAAGCAAACCCTGGTTGGGACAGGGGCTTTACTAGTTGCAGCAGTCTCCTTATTCATATTTGCAACACCAGTAGAAGATTTCATCCACGACACTTtcacaacaaaagaaaactCATTGAGTTCCACTTCAAAGAGCAGCACAAAAAAACCAGGCATCAG GAAAGAAGAGCTGTTAAGATTACCATTAAAAGTCAAGGAGGACGATGATCTGGCGAAAGCTGCCGCTGAAGCAGCTGATGGAAGGCCAGTTTATTGCAGAGATAGATATTATCGTGCATTGGCCGGTGGACAGTACTGCAAATCAGAAGACCTACTTCAATAa
- the LOC132046786 gene encoding uncharacterized protein LOC132046786 isoform X1 translates to MGVMDVWEPNPALCLFFFISCCLSIYYLPNTTRSSPVFDHAPSSSFIRFHRSFLLLFSLSSVMEGLLAVFGEYELVYHGVSREQMVISLCIGYAAALFVGTFLGMLSDLIGQRKVCLLFCLLHLFVAIWRMVTGHPSVWLASICLSLASTIFFFNFETWMVVEHDKLEQRQDSVNDMFWLMTFLQSASFIGSQVVGNWLISGHEKTNLLAPSSAVVIMAFSALAYVSRGWKEDPKSITFKDYQTKFRTYIVGDKRVWLLSWTQATVHFSVAVFWFIWAPTVVADGREVFLGLIYPCLLGAKMLGSTAFAWFFSVPLSLRTDECLVYACLIMGFVTSIVAFDYQDIEILVMLFCIFHACVGLVLPSLARLRTMYVPNEVRGGMMCLSIAPSNALMLFLLIQACFYQNIENSTIIAMAALGLFSAAGCLYMLKRLGKQPHQNWHKL, encoded by the exons ATGGGAGTGATGGATGTGTGGGAGCCAAATCCAGCACTGTGtttattcttcttcatatcatgTTGCCTCTCAATCTACTATTTGCCTAACACCACCAGAAGTTCTCCCGTCTTTGATCACGCCCCTTCCTCTTCTTTCATTCGTTTCCACAGAAGTTTCCTCTtactcttttctctttcttcag TGATGGAAGGCTTGCTGGCAGTGTTTGGAGAGTATGAACTGGTGTACCATGGTGTTAGTAGGGAGCAGATGGTCATCTCTCTATGTATTGGATATGCAGCTGCTCTCTTTGTTGGTACCTTTTTGGGCATGCTCTCAGATTTGAT TGGCCAGAGAAAAGTCTGCTTGTTATTCTGCTTGCTGCATCTTTTTGTTGCCATATGGAGGATGGTTACTGGACATCCAAGTGTTTGGCTCGCTAGCATCTGTCTCTCTCTCGCCTCTACGatattcttcttcaactttgaGACATGGATGGTTGTTGAGCATGATAAG CTTGAGCAGAGGCAGGATTCAGTGAATGATATGTTTTGGTTAATGACTTTTCTTCAATCTGCATCTTTCATTGGAAGCCAAGTGGTTGGTAACTGGTTAATTAGTGGTCATGAAAAGACAAATTTGCTTGCTCCATCCAGTGCAGTGGTAATAATGGCTTTTAGTGCTCTGGCTTATGTCAGCCGAGGATGGAAGGAAGATCCAAAATCAATTACTTTTAAAGATTATCAGACTAAATTTCGTACATACATAGTCGGTG ATAAAAGGGTTTGGCTTTTGTCATGGACCCAAGCTACTGTCCACTTCTCAGTTGCAgtattttggtttatttgggCTCCAACCGTTGTG GCAGATGGGAGAGAAGTTTTCCTCGGTTTGATATACCCCTGTTTACTTGGTGCGAAAATGCTTGGAAGCACTGCATTTGCCTGGTTCTTCAGTGTCCCTTTATCACTCCGAACAGATGAGTGCTTAGTATATGCCTGTCTTATTATGGGCTTCGTCACTTCCATTGTAGCTTTTGATTATCAG GACATCGAAATTCTTGTGATGCTATTCTGCATATTTCATGCTTGTGTGGGATTGGTTTTGCCTTCACTTGCCAGATTGAGAACCAT GTATGTGCCTAATGAGGTTCGTGGAGGAATGATGTGTTTATCGATAGCTCCTTCAAATGCGCTGATGTTGTTCCTTCTGATTCAGGCAT GTTTCTACCAAAATATAGAAAATTCAACAATTATAGCTATGGCCGCTCTTGGCCTTTTTTCTGCAGCTGGATGCCTGTATATGTTAAAGCGGCTCGGGAAGCAACCACATCAGAACTGGCACAAATTATGA
- the LOC132046792 gene encoding uncharacterized protein At2g23090-like, with product MGGGNGQKAKMARERNAEKLKGAKGSQLDTNKKAMNIQCKVCMQTFMCTTSEVKCREHAEAKHPKSDLFTCFPHLKK from the exons ATGGGTGGAGGCAACGGTCAGAAAGCGAAGATGGCTCGTGAGAGGAATGCCGAGAAGCTCAAGGGAGCCAAAG GAAGCCAACTTGATACGAACAAGAAGGCCATGAATATCCAG TGCAAGGTGTGCATGCAGACATTTATGTGCACAACTTCAGAGGTGAAGTGCAGGGAACATGCCGAGGCCAAACATCCAAAATCTGATCTCTTTACCTGTTTCCCTCATCTCAAAAAATAA
- the LOC132046786 gene encoding uncharacterized protein LOC132046786 isoform X2, which produces MEGLLAVFGEYELVYHGVSREQMVISLCIGYAAALFVGTFLGMLSDLIGQRKVCLLFCLLHLFVAIWRMVTGHPSVWLASICLSLASTIFFFNFETWMVVEHDKLEQRQDSVNDMFWLMTFLQSASFIGSQVVGNWLISGHEKTNLLAPSSAVVIMAFSALAYVSRGWKEDPKSITFKDYQTKFRTYIVGDKRVWLLSWTQATVHFSVAVFWFIWAPTVVADGREVFLGLIYPCLLGAKMLGSTAFAWFFSVPLSLRTDECLVYACLIMGFVTSIVAFDYQDIEILVMLFCIFHACVGLVLPSLARLRTMYVPNEVRGGMMCLSIAPSNALMLFLLIQACFYQNIENSTIIAMAALGLFSAAGCLYMLKRLGKQPHQNWHKL; this is translated from the exons ATGGAAGGCTTGCTGGCAGTGTTTGGAGAGTATGAACTGGTGTACCATGGTGTTAGTAGGGAGCAGATGGTCATCTCTCTATGTATTGGATATGCAGCTGCTCTCTTTGTTGGTACCTTTTTGGGCATGCTCTCAGATTTGAT TGGCCAGAGAAAAGTCTGCTTGTTATTCTGCTTGCTGCATCTTTTTGTTGCCATATGGAGGATGGTTACTGGACATCCAAGTGTTTGGCTCGCTAGCATCTGTCTCTCTCTCGCCTCTACGatattcttcttcaactttgaGACATGGATGGTTGTTGAGCATGATAAG CTTGAGCAGAGGCAGGATTCAGTGAATGATATGTTTTGGTTAATGACTTTTCTTCAATCTGCATCTTTCATTGGAAGCCAAGTGGTTGGTAACTGGTTAATTAGTGGTCATGAAAAGACAAATTTGCTTGCTCCATCCAGTGCAGTGGTAATAATGGCTTTTAGTGCTCTGGCTTATGTCAGCCGAGGATGGAAGGAAGATCCAAAATCAATTACTTTTAAAGATTATCAGACTAAATTTCGTACATACATAGTCGGTG ATAAAAGGGTTTGGCTTTTGTCATGGACCCAAGCTACTGTCCACTTCTCAGTTGCAgtattttggtttatttgggCTCCAACCGTTGTG GCAGATGGGAGAGAAGTTTTCCTCGGTTTGATATACCCCTGTTTACTTGGTGCGAAAATGCTTGGAAGCACTGCATTTGCCTGGTTCTTCAGTGTCCCTTTATCACTCCGAACAGATGAGTGCTTAGTATATGCCTGTCTTATTATGGGCTTCGTCACTTCCATTGTAGCTTTTGATTATCAG GACATCGAAATTCTTGTGATGCTATTCTGCATATTTCATGCTTGTGTGGGATTGGTTTTGCCTTCACTTGCCAGATTGAGAACCAT GTATGTGCCTAATGAGGTTCGTGGAGGAATGATGTGTTTATCGATAGCTCCTTCAAATGCGCTGATGTTGTTCCTTCTGATTCAGGCAT GTTTCTACCAAAATATAGAAAATTCAACAATTATAGCTATGGCCGCTCTTGGCCTTTTTTCTGCAGCTGGATGCCTGTATATGTTAAAGCGGCTCGGGAAGCAACCACATCAGAACTGGCACAAATTATGA
- the LOC132046788 gene encoding protein CONSERVED IN THE GREEN LINEAGE AND DIATOMS 27, chloroplastic isoform X2, translated as MLRLNLYSSIVPSPIEVNNIGRSFRALIILTNKQTIVCRRNISVKSLKDGMNGGTNGSGLGGRSWDPGLEIEVPFEQRPVNEYSSLKDETLYSWAELGPGSFFLRLGGLWLVTFTVLGAPIAAASFNPAKDPLRFLLAASTGTLFLVALIVLRIYLGWSYVGDRLLSAVIPYEETGWYDGQMWVKPPEVKPVIKMLKQTLVGTGALLVAAVSLFIFATPVEDFIHDTFTTKENSLSSTSKSSTKKPGIRKEELLRLPLKVKEDDDLAKAAAEAADGRPVYCRDRYYRALAGGQYCKSEDLLQ; from the exons ATGCTGAGGCTAAATTTATATAGTTCCATAGTCCCTAGTCCAATAGAAGTCAACAATATTGGCAGAAGCTTCCGTGCGTTGATCATTTTGACCAACAAACAAACGATTGTATGTAGGAGAAATATTAGTGTCAAATCCCTGAAAGATGGGATGAACGGTGGCACAAATGGCAGTGGATTAGGTGGTCGTAGTTGGGACCCTGGCTTGGAAATTGAGGTGCCATTTGAACAAAGGCCG GTGAATGAGTACTCATCTCTGAAGGATGAAACTTTATACTCTTGGGCAGAATTGGGTCCAGGGTCCTTCTTCCTACGTCTTGGGGGACTTTGGTTAGTCACTTTCACCGTTTTGGGAGCACCTATTGCTGCTGCAAGCTTCAATCCTGCAAAG GATCCTTTAAGATTTCTCCTGGCTGCAAGTACTGGGACTCTTTTTCTTGTTGCATTGATTGTCCTGAGAATTTATCTG GGATGGAGCTATGTTGGAGATAGGCTTTTATCAGCAGTTATACCTTATGAAGAAACCGGATGGTACGATGGACAGATGTGGGTGAAGCCCCCTGAG GTGAAACCAGTCATTAAAATGCTGAAGCAAACCCTGGTTGGGACAGGGGCTTTACTAGTTGCAGCAGTCTCCTTATTCATATTTGCAACACCAGTAGAAGATTTCATCCACGACACTTtcacaacaaaagaaaactCATTGAGTTCCACTTCAAAGAGCAGCACAAAAAAACCAGGCATCAG GAAAGAAGAGCTGTTAAGATTACCATTAAAAGTCAAGGAGGACGATGATCTGGCGAAAGCTGCCGCTGAAGCAGCTGATGGAAGGCCAGTTTATTGCAGAGATAGATATTATCGTGCATTGGCCGGTGGACAGTACTGCAAATCAGAAGACCTACTTCAATAa